The region ATGCCGCTTGTGGTTGCGCTCTTCATCGCTCATACGGTCAGCTCCTTTGAAAGACGAGCGCCTTTATTTATCCTGACACTTGTTCTCTTTGAGACGCTTTCAAATTTAAGCAGTGTTTGGTATGCCTTTGGCGCGGCAACATTGGTGGCGGATCAGCTGCCGTTGATTAAGGCAACGACTCTGGAAAGTGACTTTGTTTCTTTGTGGCGCCTTCCCTTGAGCCGGCCCAGCTGGTGGTCAGCGGATAAGGGCGCCTTTGCAGGGCTTTTATTGGGGTGCATTTCGGCTTTCAACAAAAATCTGCTCCTTCGCCAAGTTTTGAGCCAAGGCAAGAGCCTTGCAGAATGGTTGCTCACGAAAGTGTTTGCCCGCCTTATTCCGATATTTGTTCTCGGTTTTGCTGCTCATATGATTCAAACAAAGATTCTTACCCATGTCTTTGCCCATTACGCCGTTTTGACCATGTGTCTCTCGGTATTTATCATGTGCTATCTGGTATTCTTGTTTTCGCTTGGTGCTGGTTGGTCTGTGAGGGCCATTTTGCAAAACATCAGAAATCTTCTCCCAGCAGGAGGAATGGCTCTTACCTCAAGCTGTAGCATGTCCACCATGCCGTGGACGATTGAGGGGGCTTCCAAGAATCTTCAAAATCCGATGTTAGCCAAAGCTATTATTCCGGCGACCACCAATATTCAGCAAATTGGAGATTGTATTGCACAGACCTTTTTATGCTTTATGATTTATCGCCATTTTTATGGTCATAACCCGGATTTGATGACGTGGATATCTTTCAGTACGGTCTTTGTTCTCGCCCGATTTGCAACAGCGGCAGTTCTTGGGGGGGCGATCTTTATTATGCTGCCCATTTACGAAAGTTATCTTGGGTTTACGCCAGAAATGATAGCCATCATTCTTGCACTTAATGTGGTTCTTGATCCATTAATTACCAGCAGCAACGTGATGGCCAATGGTGCTTTGTGTCGGGTATTTGAGAAGGTTTGGACCCGTGTTCAGGCTCGTTTTGCACCAACCCCAGGAGGGTATATGCCTGTTACGGGAAATTATGGAGAAGACAATGAGCGCGTTGCAAAAACTGATCGCGCTTGAGCGGACGACCGGTCGTATCGGATTTGATTGGCCAAATACAGAAACGATTTTAGATCAAGCCATCAGTGAGTGTGGAGAAATCAAACGCTCGATTCAGTCGAATGAAGGACGCAAGCGCCTCCAAGAGGAAACGGGAGATTTGCTGCATGCGGCTATTTCCTTATGTGTGTTTGAAGGGTTTGATGTAGAAGAAACCCTGGAGATCGTCAATCAGAAATTTGGGGCCCGTTTGCAGGCTCTTCAGCAGATTATGAAAGAACGTGGCGTTGAAACTTTTAAAGGGCATTCTTTTGACTTCTTGCTTGAGTTGTGGGAAGAGGCAAAGAAAATGACAAATAAGGTTAAGGAATCATAGACATGCTTTTACATTCCTTACACAAAATAGCTTACTCTCTTCGGAATCGTCTCTTTGGGGCTCTCGGCGCAAAAACCGTTGGGGCAAGGGCCCTTGTGGTTCAAGACGAACAAGTTCTCTTTGTCAAACACACCTATCAGAAGGGGTGGTATACCATCGGCGGTATGGTTGAAAAAGGGGAGACAACGACCCAAGCCATTTCGAGAGAGCTTTTCGAGGAAGTTGGGGTGACCCTGAAGGAGGCCCCTGAGTTGTTTGGGGTCTACCACAGCAATCAATTGAAGGGTGATGATTACGTTGCCTTCTACATCGTTAGAAAATTTGATATGAAAGAATCCGCTTCTCGGGAGATTGCCGAAAAGAAATGGTTTCCTCTCAAAAGTCTGCCCGACGACGTCACCCCAGCTACAAAAAGACGGGTTGAGGAATATTTAGGGACAAGAGCAAAAACAGAAAAGTGGTAAGAGAGCCGCCTCTCACAAACCATTTCTTCCCTTCTTTCTTAAAATCCGATAATGTGATTTCCAAC is a window of Alphaproteobacteria bacterium DNA encoding:
- a CDS encoding dicarboxylate/amino acid:cation symporter, yielding DTILSKVFLALKQRSVQTILTLAVYVLLAPFLPPVVHQIFYTISLFIKDLLIWNMPLVVALFIAHTVSSFERRAPLFILTLVLFETLSNLSSVWYAFGAATLVADQLPLIKATTLESDFVSLWRLPLSRPSWWSADKGAFAGLLLGCISAFNKNLLLRQVLSQGKSLAEWLLTKVFARLIPIFVLGFAAHMIQTKILTHVFAHYAVLTMCLSVFIMCYLVFLFSLGAGWSVRAILQNIRNLLPAGGMALTSSCSMSTMPWTIEGASKNLQNPMLAKAIIPATTNIQQIGDCIAQTFLCFMIYRHFYGHNPDLMTWISFSTVFVLARFATAAVLGGAIFIMLPIYESYLGFTPEMIAIILALNVVLDPLITSSNVMANGALCRVFEKVWTRVQARFAPTPGGYMPVTGNYGEDNERVAKTDRA
- a CDS encoding nucleotide pyrophosphohydrolase is translated as MSALQKLIALERTTGRIGFDWPNTETILDQAISECGEIKRSIQSNEGRKRLQEETGDLLHAAISLCVFEGFDVEETLEIVNQKFGARLQALQQIMKERGVETFKGHSFDFLLELWEEAKKMTNKVKES
- a CDS encoding NUDIX domain-containing protein, which produces MLLHSLHKIAYSLRNRLFGALGAKTVGARALVVQDEQVLFVKHTYQKGWYTIGGMVEKGETTTQAISRELFEEVGVTLKEAPELFGVYHSNQLKGDDYVAFYIVRKFDMKESASREIAEKKWFPLKSLPDDVTPATKRRVEEYLGTRAKTEKW